GCTTCAGAAGCTTTTGTTGTAATTGCTCCGGTTGTTCTAGAAGGTGTAGCTGTAGTTTTGGTGACAACAGAGGGCTTAGATGTGACAAGTGTTGTTTCTGGGCTGGTTGAAATGATTCCTGGTACTTCAGTTGTGGATTCAACAACTTCTGTAATGGAGCCGGTCACTGGACCTGTTGTGCCAACCTTTGAGGGGTTTGTTGTTCCAATCTTCACTGTTGTTTCTGAGAACGTAGTTTCGACAGATTCAGTTGTGGCTCTCTGGGTGGATGTTACAGGGCCTTCTGTAGTGGTTGTATGAAGAGATGGCTTTGATGATATGGTGGTAGTTTCACTCTTTCTGCTTGTTCCTTCTGGCACTGAACTTGTCATTTCAACAATTGCTGTGGTGGAGAATGTTAATTGACCAGAGGTAGCTTCAATGGGCTTTCTTGTACCGACATTAGTTGAGGAACCTTGGGTTGTAGATGCTTCAGAAGCTTTGGTTGTAATTGCTCCGGTTGTTCTGGAAGGTGTAGCTGTAGTTTTGGTAACAACAGAGGGCTTAGATGTGACAAGTGTTGTTTCTGGGCTGGTTGAAATGATTCCTGGTACTTCAGTTGTGGATTCAACAACTTCTGTAATGGAGCCAGTCACTGGACCTGTTGTGCCAACCTTTGAGGGGTTTGTTGTTCCAATCTTCACTGTTGTTTCTGAGAACGTAGTTTCGACAGATTCAGTTGTGGCTCTCTGGGTGGATGTTACAGGGCCTTCTGTAGTGGTTGTATGAAGAGATGGCTTTGATGATATGGTGGTAGTTTCACTCTTTCTGCTTGTTCCTTCTGGCACTGAACTTGTCATTTCAACAATTGCTGTGGTGGAGAATGTTAATTGACCAGAGGTAGCTTCAATGGGCTTTCTTGTACCTACATTTGTTAAGGGACCTTGGGTTGTAGATGCTTCAGAAGCTTCGGTTGTAATTGCTCCGGTTGTTCTGGAAGGTGTAGCTGTAGTTTTGGTAACAACAGAGGGCTTAGATGTGACAAGTGTTGTTTCTGGGCTGGTTGAAATGATTCCTGGTACTTCAGTTGTGGATTCAACAACTTCTGTAATGGAGCCAGTCACTGGACCTGTTGTGCCAACCTTTGAGGGGTTTGTTGTTCCAATCTTCACTGTTGTTTCTGAGAACGTAGTTTCGACAGATTCAGTTGTGGCTCTCTGGGTGGATGTTACAGGGCCTTCTGTAGTGGTTGTATGAAGAGATGGCTTTGATGATATGGTGGTAGTTTCACTCTTTCTGCTTGTTCCTTCTGGCACTGAACTTGTCATTTCAACAATTGCTGTGGTGGAGAATGTTAATTGACCAGAGGTAGCTTCAATGGGCTTTCTTGTACCTACATTAGTTGAGGGACCTTGGGTTGTAGATGCTTCAGAAGCTTTGGTTGTAATTGCTCCGGTTGTTCTGGAAGGTGTAGCTGTAATTTTGGTAACAACAGAGGGCTTAGATGTGACAAGTGTTGTTTCTGGGCTGGTTGAAATGATTCCTGGTACTTCAGTTGTGGATTCAACAACTTCTGTAATGGAGCCAGTCACTGGACCTGTTGTGCCAACCTTTGAGGGGTTTGTTGTTCCAATCTTCACTGTTGTTTCTGAGAACGTAGTTTCGACAGATTCAGTTGTGGCTCTCTGGGTGGATGTTACAGGGCCTTCTGTAGTGGTTGTATGAAGAGATGGCTTTGATGATATGGTGGTAGTTTCACTCTTTCTGCTTGTTCCTTCTGGCACTGAACTTGTCATTTCAACAATTGCTGTGGTGGAGAATGTTAATTGACCAGAGGTAGCTTCAATGGGCTTTCTTGTACCTACATTAGTTGAGGAACCTTGGGTTGTAGATGCTTCAGAAGCTTTGGTTGTAATTGCTCCGGTTGTTCTGGAAGGTGTAGCTGTAGTTTTGGTAACAACAGAGGGCTTAGATGTGACAAGTGTTGTTTCTGGGCTGGTTGAAATGATTCCTGGTACTTCAGTTGTGGATTCAACAACTTCTGTAATGGAGCCAGTCACTGGACCTGTTGTGCCAACCTTTGAGGGGTTTGTTGTTCCAATCTTCACTGTTGTTTCTGAGAACGTAGTTTCGACAGATTCAGTTGTGGCTCTCTGGGTGGATGTTACAGGGCCTTCTGTAGTGGTTGTATGAAGAGATGGCTTTGATGATATGGTGGTAGTTTCACTCTTTCTGCTTGTTCCTTCTGGCACTGAACTTGTCATTTCAACAATTGCTGTGGTGGAGAATGTTAATTGACCAGAGGTAGCTTCAATGGGCTTTCTTGTACCTACATTTGTTAAGGGACCTTGGGTTGTAGATGCTTCTGAAGCTTCGGTTGTAATTGTTCGGTTGTTCTGGAAGGTGTAGCTGTAGTTTTGGTAACAACAGAGGGCTTAGATGTGACAAGTGTTGTTTCTGGGCTGGTTGAAATGATTCCTGGTACTTCAGTTGTGGATTCAACAACTTCTGTAATGGAGCCAGTCACTGGACCTGTTGTGCCAACCTTTGAGGGGTTTGTTGTTCCAATCTTCACTGTTGTTTCTGAGAACGTAGTTTCGACAGATTCAGTTGTGGCTCTCTGGGTGGATGTTACAGGGCCTTCTGTAGTGGTTGTATGAAGAGATGGCTTTGATGATATGGTGGTAGTTTCACTCTTTCTGCTTGTTCCTTCTGGCACTGAACTTGTCATTTCAACAATTGCTGTGGTGGAGAATGTTAATTGACCAGAGGTAGCTTCAATGGGCTTTCTTGTACCTACATTAGTTGAGGGACCTTGGGTTGTAGATGCTTCAGAAGCTTTGGTTGTAATTGCTCCGGTTGTTCTGGAAGGTGTAGCTGTAATTTTGGTAACAACAGAGGGCTTAGATGTGACAAGTGTTGTTTCTGGGCTGGTTGAAATGATTCCTGGTACTTCAGTTGTGGATTCAACAACTTCTGTAATGGAGCCAATCACTGGACCTGTTGTGCCAACCTTTGAGGGGTTTGTTGTTCCAATCTTCACTGTTGTTTCTGAGAACGTAGTTTCGACATATTCAGTTGTGGCTCTCTGGGTGGATGTTACAGGGCCTTCTGTAGTGGTTGTATGACGAGATGGCTTTGATGATATGGTGGTAGTTTCACTCTTTCTGCTTGTTCCTTCTGGCACTGAACTTGTCATTTCAACAATTGCTGTGGTGGAGAATGTTAATTGACCAGAGGTAGCTTCAATGGGCTTTCTTGTACCTACATTAGTTGAGGGACCTTGGGTTGTAGATGCTTCAGAAGCTTTGGTTGTAATTGCTCCGGTTGTTCTGGAAGGTGTAGCTGTAGTTTTGGTAACAACAGAGGGCTTAGATGTGACAAGTGTTGTTTCTGGGCTGGTTGAAATGATTCCTGGTACTTCAGTTGTGGATTCAACAACTTCTGTAATGGAGCCAGTCACTGGACCTGATGTGCCAACCTTTGAGGGGTTTGTTGTTCCAATCTTCACTGTTGTTTCTGAGAACGTAGTTTCGACAGATTCAGTTGTGGCTCTCTGGGTGGATGTTACAGGGCCTTCTGTAGTGGTTGTATGAAGAGATGGCTTTGATGATATGGTGGTAGTTTCACTCTTTCTGCTTGTTCCTTCTGGCACTGAACTTGTCATTTCAACAATTGCTGTGGTGGAGAATGTTAATTGACCAGAGGTAGCTTCAATGGGCTTTCTTGTACCTACATTAGTTGAGGGACCTTGGGTTGTAGATGCTTCAGAAGCTTTGGTTGTAATTGCTCCGGTTGTTCTGGAAGGTGTAGCTGTAGTTTTGGTAACAACAGAGGGCTTAGATGTGACAAGTGTTGTTTCTGGGCTGGTTGAAATGATTCCTGGTACTTCAGTTGTGGATTCAACAACTTCTGTAATGGAGCCAGTCACTGGACCTGTTGTGCCAACCTTTGAGGGGTTTGTTGTTCCAATCTTCACTGTTGTTTCCGAGAACGTAGTTTCGACAGATTCAGTTGTGGCTCTCTGGGTGGATGTTACAGGGCCTTCTGTAGTGGTTGTATGACGAGATGGCTTTGATGATATGGTGGTAGTTTCACTCTTTCTGCTTGTTCCTTCTGGCACTGAACTTGTCATTTCAACAATTGCTGTGGTGGAGAATGTTAATTGACCAGAGGTAGCTTCAATGGGCTTTCTTGTACCTACATTAGTTGAGGGACCTTGGGTTGTAGATGCTTCAGAAGCTTTGGTTGTAATTGCGGTTGTTCTGGAAGGTGTAGCTGTAGTTTTGGTAACAACAGAGGGCTTAGATGTGACAAGTGTTGTTTCTGGGCTGGTTGAAATGATTCCTGGTACTTCAGTTGTGGATTCAACAACTTCTGTAATGGAGCCAGTCACTGGACCTGTTGTGCCAACCTTTGAGGGGTTTGTTGTTCCAATCTTCACTGTTGTTTCCGAGAACGTAGTTTCGACAGATTCAGTTGTGGCTCTCTGGGTGGATGTTACAGGGCCTTCTGTAGTGGTTGTATGACGAGATGGCTTTGATGATATGGTGGTAGTTTCACTCTTTCTGCTTGTTCCTTCTGGCACTGAACTTGTCATTTCAACAATTGCTGTGGTGGAGAATGTTAATTGACCAGAGGTAGCTTCAATGGGCTTTCTTGTACCTACATTAGTTGAGGGACCTTGGGTTGTAGATGCTTCAGAAGCTTTGGTTGTAATTGCTTCGGTTGTTCTGGAAGGTGTAGCTGTAGTTTTGGTAACAACAGAGGGCTTAGATGTGACAAGTGTTGTTTCTGGGCTGGTTGAAATGATTCCTGGTACTTCAGTTGTGGATTCAACAACTTCTGTAATGGAGCCAGTCACTGGACCTGTTGTGCCAACCTTTGAGGGGTTTGTTGTTCCAATCTTCACTGTTGTTTCTGAGAACGTAGTTTCGACAGATTCAGTTGTGGCTCTCTGGGTGGATGTTATAGGGCCCTCTGTGGGGTTGGAAACAtgtcttaaaacatttatggcaaacatttcaaattcaaacaGTATCATAGCGTTTTCTAGTAATAATAGTCAGTCTCAAACCTGTGCTAAATTTAAATGGAGTTGTTGTAGGCCCAGCGGTTGTAGTATTCATGCATGTGTACATGCTTCTAGATATAGTTCCATTAGCGCCACATTCAGCTGCAATGCAGTTTCCCAGACCATCCGAAGTGTTATATATTGTGGCACCATAGTTGTAAGTTTTTCCATTAATCGTACATGTACATGCTGTAGGTAGATATATTACATTGttaatttaaacaatataatactttcaatatttacatttattagatATCCTGATTACTATAAATTGCAATATATACTCACAATCAACACTGTAGATGCATATTATCCCAGATAATGTACAGGAGCTTTGAAAAATAGAACACTGTGTTAATCCCACAATTTTTTATTAACTGGTTAAAAACAGAATTGTTCCTCATGAATttaaatttcataatttttctaaaaacatgtgacacaaataaaagttgcacatgtaacttttatctttaaaaaacagtttttaatttattttttttaactgtcacTATGTGTTATGATAGAGATGGAAAAAATCACACTCATCCACTTCCTCCTTCAACAACTATATCAATATGCAGAATTGCACCACTCCCTGTCAAAAACAACCTattagagccaggaggaaggtgtTCTATGGCAACTATGTACTAATGTTGACATGATTCCTGGTATTCCAGTTGTAGATTCAACAACTTCTCTTAATCtactaatggcagagaaacatctTATTGTTACAGAAAAATTGCTCCTCAGTTGTTCATGGGCCATTATTGCTGTAGAGCTTGTCATTCATGACAGGCTCTACTCTTGGGACAATGCTATTGTCTAAGCTCTGAACACACAAGCATGACTGACAGTACAAAGaacatccttccttcctttcttccttctttccttcctttcattcatcaatccatctatctatccatccatccatcttcttccgcttatgtGGACAAGGGTCATGAAGGTAGTAGCCTAAGTAGGGATTCCTAGACTCAGGCTGTGTTATTGTTACTAAATAAGACTAAAAACCTCCTCCTGGCCATTATTGGGTGTTTCTGAATGTGCGATTTATTTCTCAATAATTACTGATAGCACttggagaaagcagaggagctcatttttttctgtcaaactgccacaaaacagtgaaaatttaacaaatatgtaaagtaaataaataaatacttttttaatgaAGTTAAGTTGCATACCTTTTTTGCCTTAGCTTTTGTcataggcaaaaaaaaaataacaacccCAAATAACAAATGTTAGATTCAACAGAAAAGACAATTCAAGAAGGAGTTGCCCaagtaataacaaaaataaatgctaaattacAGTTGGGGCAAACTACAAATCCTTAACTAAGATTCACACTATTGTGTGAGGCCCCAAATGAAACATTGCCCAAAATAAAGACCACACAAACCCACAACGTCTAGTTATACAACCTTCTATAGTATGACAATGCATGTATGAATCAGATAGTATACACATCATCACCAATTTGTTAGTGTTTACTGGACCAGTTATGCTAATACGATGATCAGTGTTATATGAGACATACCAAGTGTAACAGCTGTTGGATGGAACCTTCTCGCCTGTGCTGTAATGAATGCCTTTGTCATCATAGCATCCACACTGGTCCCAGCTCACACATTTCATTGAGTCTTCATCAAAGAAAGGCTTGGTGTGAGAACACTGTGGATAGCAACCTATGTAATACAAGAATATATATGTTAATTAATGGGAAATGAAATGTCCACTAAGGGTGTAAAGTGAGGAGTTGACTTTTCCATCATGATATTTTTACGACTCACTCAGTAAAAACATAACATGCCTCCtgtaatgtggaaaaacaagtcACTTTTACCAAACATTAGCTTCCTTGCATCTTAATTTTTCACTCGTAATGATTTGATTACTGTACATAATATTGTAGGAAAATTAGGTTGTGGTATGAATATTATTTAGTAACAGTAATCCAACTTTCCTTAGCCCcaaatattttgtcttatttgaaatactgtttaataaacaatattttgctTGTTAAACAAAATACTGTGTTTAACAAACacagtattgtttttgttaaacaatactgtgtttaacaaaaacaatacgTAAGTAAAGTTACAAGTCATTTACCTAGCATGCTGAACAAATGTTTACCTTCCATGTGAGTGATGAGTTTGGCACAGTTTCCTGAGGGATTCCTACAAGTCTTCATGCAGTCAGCTCCACAAGGCTTGTAATGCCATTCACAGCCACCATGGGAGTTATAATAGTCACAGAAAATAGCTAGTagacacaaaatgtgaacattatatatctttatttatatatataaaattaagtttCACCTGATATAACTGGAAACTCCTCGTTACATTCCCCGTTGAAGGCTTACTTCATTCAAATTGGAATAATTTCATTGGTACTTAAAAAGTCAGTTATATCGAAATATGTATTTAATGTGatttacatgtgatttttttgtgtgcgttTTGAGATTACTAAAGCTTTGAACTGGTGCTTGTAAAGATAAAATTatcttgaaatgaaacaaaatccaatttttgattttgttatatCATCGAATAGCTCCATCACCATGACAGCAGTTGTGATGGTCAAACTTACGGCACAACTTTGGAGTTCTCCAGCGGACGCAGGCTCCAGCTGTGCTGCAAGCTTTGGCATAGGCAGCCACAGCGGTGCAGAAACACTCACAGTCACCTCCAGTATCACAAGCACAGGAGTCTCTCACACAAGAATCATAGTATGGGCCAGGATCAAcctgaaacacaaagcagttACATCAAACATGGTGTCTTTCTCATTCTAATTATACTCATATAAGCTGTACTGTTACATATTTTGAAAGAAGTTCAAAAGAGGCCAATAAATAGAAGACTTTgcagaaaaactacaaatattctCCCATCaagtttttccatatttaaaacattctaaaataaagtttgttagGCTTGTAGTGGAAAATTTTATCATACGGTAAAGTTAAGATATATATTAAAAACCAGACTGTCTCTCCTCTCTTCAGGATCCCTTATCCTTGGTACAAGACAAATATCTGGACTCTGACAGACTATACTATGACTCAGAGCTTTTACTCTGTCCTGTTTATGAGTGCTTTATATTCTTAAGCATGGTAtaaaataaacctgactgagtgaAATTTCACCTTACAGTGCTTggtcatttttttctaaaacaagatgttttcgATAGATAAATGAACAACAGTTGCATCACCAGGCAAAGAAAGAGGCATTCTGTGCATGTAGTGATAAagatgaagagaagaagaaaaaagtatgtAATCTCCCAAAGAGTGGagcatttacagttttaaattaaagtaaagaCGGATCCATTTAGGTGTAGCTGTGCAGTGTGCATGTTACTTTTGCATGACAGCTGTGGAAGGTGTCGCTGGTTATGATGCTGCACTGCTTCTGAGACCAGGCTGCCCGGTAGCGGTTGGAGGCACAGGGATCACTGAGAAGCTGGGCATTAGAGCAACTAGATGACACTTTCCAGCTGTTCCCAAACTCTAAAACATCTGTCACAGTCTCTTGAGAGCGTGTggtaaaatcatttttactgtTGCCATCGTAGTTCCCACACAGGCCACACACTTCACCCTGGCATGGTGAAAAAAACAGAGCAGTcacaaatttgatttgatttgatcttATCAACAACATGTATATTACCAGCTTAGTAAAAATATCCAACATTGATCAGAGTTGGTCTAAATATCAAACGAAACGTTACAAGGatttgtgttcatgtttaaGCATTTTGatagtgttttcttttattgggtcgtctaaaataaaacctaagGAACCAAGCTCAGATTTAGTTcatcacaacacacacacacacacacacacacacacacacacacacacccacacacttaATGCTGTACCTGGAACTGTGGACTGAGAGAAATGAAAAGGCTGGTCTTCTGGTCCCACATGACTACCAGCCCTGAATGGACGGTCACCACCAGGTAAACACCCATTTTTTGTACAGAACCAGGGAGAACATTGATATTTCCTTTTATCACGTGGAAACTATCATCCTTAAGATGGAATTCATTATCCTGTACAGAAGattacaaagcaaacaaaaaccataaaaaatgttaaacactGCACAGACTTTATGTGAAACTTCctatttttctttgtatatAGTTTGTTTCACATGTCAAAGATTGACAGGTTTGATCTTTTTCCCAACTCCCTGCATACTAATACATAACATGctaaaaactttataaataaactggtTTTTGATGAAAGATTAGGACTATGCTATGATGAGGCAGTGGTATTTTTGCCTCAGCAGGTTGTCAAGCTGTCAGAATCTTAACTCTTTGTCCAGCAGTTGGAAGATATTAACAGCTAGATTACATGTGTAGATGGAATTAGTGTTGTGTGTTTACCTCCAGGAAGATCTTAATGGTCTTGGAGCAGGTGGTCCCAGTGGTTCCACATGGAACATTCTCAGTGATAATACTGAAGCTTCCGTTTCCCTGACCAGGGCTGCAATAATCCTGAGTGAGAACACACAGTAATACAGTCATAAGAAATTACTGATACAGCTGATGGTTTACTCCACTAACAGGTTCCTGAAATCACTTCTATTGCTAGAGAAAGATTGATTTCTCCTCAATATTGAACTCCTCCATATGTCTAAAAGGTGACTGTCCAGGAGTGTTTATTAGTTATTGGGCCAGTGTGTATTAGTGACAGGTTTGTACATCAATGTACATCACATTTAAGGATTTTAATTCTGACAAATAAACAATGTTGATTTGTCCAGTAGCCTCCTTACCTGTAGGAGTGTGTATTCACATTCTCCACTGAAGTCAAACCTTTTATCATCAAATGTAATATAATGACCATCTCCATAGATCCCACAAACTGCATTGCAAACATTGCTGGTACAAGTGAACGTTCGTCCGCTGCATGAGCTGTGGTGACAtacaaacatcagaaataaatcaaagaaatatATGGATATCTGATCATATCTAAGTCAGATGGGAGAGCTGGAAGGGAGAGAATTGGCTTGAGAGAGTTAATATCTGTGCTACAGTTtttaaggtcaaaggttataAATGCCTCATAAATACCAGGTGTTACAGTCCACTGTGAGAGTCTGTCCTGGCTGATAGACGTGTCCATTGTGGACACATGGACAGCTTGTCTCACTGATGCAGCCTCCTGCTCCGTCTGACAGCAGGCCTTCTGGGCACACACATCCAGATGTACAGCCTGTACTGATCTGCTCCCGGCAAGAGTGAAGAGACGTTAGGCTGAACAAGGCGCGTGGATTTACATCAAAATACTGAAATACTTTGCTGTGCTTACACAAGGCATGTCCACCGTGCTGCAGCTCTTCTGACACTCAGCCCCAGTGGTGCCAGGCGGAGCAGTGGAGCAATCAAAATAAACCATGGGGGGGACACATGATGTGGAGGCTGAAGATTGAAATTGAGTGCAGATTATGTTAAAACTATAGATCATGGACTAACACATCCTTTACTGAAGGACCAAACATTACAGTATTCATAAACCTCATTATAGGTTGTATTTAGGTGTTAATTGTAGAAACACCACAGGATACAATTACCCTCCCATAGAGAGATGTGACGTGTAGAAACCTACTTTGTAGTCTGGCTCCTCCTGAGCAGCTGAGGGCCCCATGTCTGCAGACACTGTGGACGAGACAAATAGAATCAATATGAATCATGTGAGGCATGTGGGGATCTAGTAATCTGATCCCAAACAACAGCTTTGGCAAGGCATTTTTTACAAGCTGAAAACTCCATTAAACTCCAGGTTTTAGCCTAACTCGCCATGTCAGTTTACTGACAAGAAAATGGAGcgccaacttaaaaaaaatgttaatttgttacATGTAGTCAAATAAAGTTTGTCAAATTTAATCAGCATAACAACTTAGTAAACTTAATCTACTTGGACCTACAGGACTTGGACTGGTATCGGGGGCAAGATTAGGGGATTTGCTTACAATTTATCTTTAAAGTAAATGTTCTTTGGTGATAAAACAGTTCATATTTATGTGGATATAAAAATCCCCAATGAGCATCTATGAGTCGTTACCATGTTACTCCATCTTTGAGGATGGTCTGTCCAGCAGGAATAAAGGTGTCCTTATCGTAGCAGGGGCAGTTTGTACTGGACACACACTGTCCCCCTTCATTCATGTAGGTTCCCTCAGCACAGCCGCAGCCGTCCACAGAGGCGAAGCTGACCTGGCAGGAGTAATCAGCCTGGCTGAGGGACCGACACGTCCGACCACAGGATGTCATGTTGTACTCATAAACTGTTTCTGATGGACATGATTCACTAAATTTTCCTgttgaaaaaatgtgaaaagggtCATGAGACACTCCGATCTACCCAGCAGTGAAAGCAGTTTCCGAAcagtaaaaacatgttcactgattttttgcttttctatcCCAGGTTAGATTTTTGCTCACCGCAGATGGTTTCCCTCCAGCCGCTGATGTGGACTCCTGCCGCTGAGCAGGCGTAGACATATGAGGAGACCGCAGCACACATGCAGTCCTCACTTTTTTCACAGTTACAGGCGTCGTACAGGCAGTTCTGCTCAAATACAAAGCGGACATGGAGAAGGCTATGACAGTAGAAGAGTTTTATACGGGCTCAATGCTTCACGTTTGCAAACCTACGTCTTTGTATGAGCTGGGGCTGACAACTGAGTGGCAAGGGGCAAACACTCC
This genomic interval from Gambusia affinis linkage group LG02, SWU_Gaff_1.0, whole genome shotgun sequence contains the following:
- the LOC122820784 gene encoding mucin-5AC gives rise to the protein MSHLDRVCTTWGNYHFKTFDGHFFQLASTCNHVLVSHCGGSYESFIIQMRRGLINSISSIAMKLDGSVVELSNSSVIFNGQLVSLPLVAFGVTIKRTTSSIFVEANLGIKAVWNLEDSLDIELDSKYQNQTCGLCGNFDGIANDFMKDGAVMSVVDLAETYKVNGPTETCVEPDLTPTRSCGDKLLCEETFSSNPFSSCQNLLDVESFTKACMADMCNYEENTESMLCKTISEFSRQCVHAGGSPQPWRNETFCYKRCPYNMEFLECSRPCQDSCSNPQTSQTCDSHCHDGCSCPAGMVFDDIGNTGCVTADQCPCLHGNQIYQSGESYSFNCRSCVCERGHWTCKEENCSGTCSVEGGAHVTTFDGKMYTFHGDCSYVLAKQSEGSLYTVLVDLVKCGLTDSRTCLRAVTLALGSNAVVIKIQASGQVYVNNILSQLPLFTSELSAFWPSSFYVVISTKVGIQVMVQLSPVMQVFVSADVSLKGATSGLCGNFNNIMSDDFRVISGLVEGTAAAFANTWKTRVSCPDVVPHFGDPCSQDISRENFAQYWCSKLTDPLGVFAPCHSVVSPSSYKDNCLYDACNCEKSEDCMCAAVSSYVYACSAAGVHISGWRETICGKFSESCPSETVYEYNMTSCGRTCRSLSQADYSCQVSFASVDGCGCAEGTYMNEGGQCVSSTNCPCYDKDTFIPAGQTILKDGVTCVCRHGALSCSGGARLQTSTSCVPPMVYFDCSTAPPGTTGAECQKSCSTVDMPCISTGCTSGCVCPEGLLSDGAGGCISETSCPCVHNGHVYQPGQTLTVDCNTCSCSGRTFTCTSNVCNAVCGIYGDGHYITFDDKRFDFSGECEYTLLQDYCSPGQGNGSFSIITENVPCGTTGTTCSKTIKIFLEDNEFHLKDDSFHVIKGNINVLPGSVQKMGVYLVVTVHSGLVVMWDQKTSLFISLSPQFQGEVCGLCGNYDGNSKNDFTTRSQETVTDVLEFGNSWKVSSSCSNAQLLSDPCASNRYRAAWSQKQCSIITSDTFHSCHAKVDPGPYYDSCVRDSCACDTGGDCECFCTAVAAYAKACSTAGACVRWRTPKLCPIFCDYYNSHGGCEWHYKPCGADCMKTCRNPSGNCAKLITHMEGCYPQCSHTKPFFDEDSMKCVSWDQCGCYDDKGIHYSTGEKVPSNSCYTCSCTLSGIICIYSVDSCTCTINGKTYNYGATIYNTSDGLGNCIAAECGANGTISRSMYTCMNTTTAGPTTTPFKFSTEGPITSTQRATTESVETTFSETTVKIGTTNPSKVGTTGPVTGSITEVVESTTEVPGIISTSPETTLVTSKPSVVTKTTATPSRTTEAITTKASEASTTQGPSTNVGTRKPIEATSGQLTFSTTAIVEMTSSVPEGTSRKSETTTISSKPSRHTTTTEGPVTSTQRATTESVETTFSETTVKIGTTNPSKVGTTGPVTGSITEVVESTTEVPGIISTSPETTLVTSKPSVVTKTTATPSRTTAITTKASEASTTQGPSTNVGTRKPIEATSGQLTFSTTAIVEMTSSVPEGTSRKSETTTISSKPSRHTTTTEGPVTSTQRATTESVETTFSETTVKIGTTNPSKVGTTGPVTGSITEVVESTTEVPGIISTSPETTLVTSKPSVVTKTTATPSRTTGAITTKASEASTTQGPSTNVGTRKPIEATSGQLTFSTTAIVEMTSSVPEGTSRKSETTTISSKPSLHTTTTEGPVTSTQRATTESVETTFSETTVKIGTTNPSKVGTSGPVTGSITEVVESTTEVPGIISTSPETTLVTSKPSVVTKTTATPSRTTGAITTKASEASTTQGPSTNVGTRKPIEATSGQLTFSTTAIVEMTSSVPEGTSRKSETTTISSKPSRHTTTTEGPVTSTQRATTEYVETTFSETTVKIGTTNPSKVGTTGPVIGSITEVVESTTEVPGIISTSPETTLVTSKPSVVTKITATPSRTTGAITTKASEASTTQGPSTNVGTRKPIEATSGQLTFSTTAIVEMTSSVPEGTSRKSETTTISSKPSLHTTTTEGPVTSTQRATTESVETTFSETTVKIGTTNPSKVGTTGPVTGSITEVVESTTEVPGIISTSPETTLVTSKPSVVTKTTATPSRTTEQLQPKLQKHLQPKVP